Genomic DNA from Danio rerio strain Tuebingen ecotype United States chromosome 5, GRCz12tu, whole genome shotgun sequence:
AGATGACcttgtcgcagtttagctaaattaattcacgccttcTCCTGAAGTGACTTGTGATGCGCCTTCgccatttgcaatgcattaaaacactgttttccagctgcGCTTCATTTTTCgaaatgtatatgttttttaaTTGATGCAtgtaaactatatagtatattttgtgtctgccggtttgtttacttgcgggagttccattggcattttcaaGCACGTTATTTCTGACAAattgaaaagcagtttaggaaatatgttcaataacatcacgtcacatgactgcattttggttcttttcaactggttcggactaaAGCAATCAGTGtagtgtgaaaaggacccaaaaacgacagtgtatcatttgttgcttttggtctggaccaaatgaaccgaaccacagaATGTGAAAGCACCCCAAATTTGACTCTCACATGGTCATTATAGACACTTTTGTTTGTGGCCATGTTTGGCGGTTTTGCTGTGAAAGGAGTTATGCTATGTCCTTCCCATAACATTCAGTAAAATCAGTGCGACTTGTGCCACAGCAGATTTGTTGGGTTGGATGTGTCGAGACAGCCATTGTTGCCCATGATGAGTCTTGGGCCCCCAACATTCAGCTCCTTTGATCAAAGAAGGAAAATTCTCACCCATGCTTACTGGGAATAATTTACAAGCCTTGCCATTTCAGAAAAACCATATGCTAGTCTCCTTTCCAAATCAATTTGGTCTTTGTCAGAGTCAATAAATCTTTATTTCTGCTGCGGTTATACAGAATAATTACGAGAGCAAGATTGATGACCGCCTTATCTGTACCCAGACCTTTATGTGTAGCCTTATTCATTATCAAGAACACTGTGACCAGTCATAAGTGTAAATGATCACTTTTGAACttaatgtaaattaatttgtatttcaATCTATTGAAGGTTGAAAATAAAAGATTCACCTGTTTTCCAAGTACGATGTTTACTGAGGAGCCATAGCTGTGGAACGACACCcttaaacacacataaaaatacacacattattTCAAAAGTAAATCTACTGCTATGCAGTTATAAAATGTGCTCGAGTAAttagtggttcatttcactgtggcgaccactgaaaaagatgagtaagccgaaaagaaaagtgagtgagtgatattTACtgcttacattttttatataccAATATTATTATAGTATTGAAGGGGTAAGTattgacatgttttacacagctgatgcactattcagctgcaaccctgtactggaatattataattttattattattaaatatttaaatctatatttaaaacttttaaatgttttttttatcatgacATGAAGTCAATGATTATCTAATTCATCAATAACTGTCTCAGCAACTTTTTTTCTAAAGAGTAAAACTGATAACTGGTAAAGAGTATCCCAAAACACACACTTCCCAAAGCACCAATTATTATAGAATAACCACTGCACTGCAAGAGCTGTGTTGTAGCTGTTCATAAACTATGCCAAACTGTTTACATAAGCAGCGATAATAATATCTCCTGATAAAATAGTTGATTCAGTTTATGGTCGTAAACTATGGACTCCAGCTAGATGTTGTTGTTTCATACCTGGCTGTCCTGCTTCAGCAAAGACCAAGTTATGAACTCCAGAAACGGCAACAGAGTCAAGATTTTCCTCTTCTTCAGTTCCAGCTGCTTGAGAAATTGGGCCAATTCTTGTCTCATCACCCCACAGCGCTGCACACAGGTATAAATATACACACTTTATACAAATtaagcatgggacgataaccaatTTCAAGGATAAGTCAaggttttttaggacaacagtatctccagcagaaaggatatccaaagatgtcattttaaattccatgaaagtgtttttgaaactagcataagtcaatgattcatttgaattatttaacctgacttgtttactgctgtaaaatattataaatgtttctcaaaataaaatatattgtgtttaaaggagaatttttatttttattttttagcccatacatttaaaaagaatatattagagcagtaatcacaatactgtcaaACTTGAtcattttatccaaggttatcatactgtcagaattgtataccggcccatgcctaatacaCATACATTATCAATTATGTTTATGAGGTCAAACTCAGTGTCCACACCTCTGACACGGCCTGCAGCTCTTTAGCCCATTCCATGATCTTCTGCTCCATATGCTTGGCAGAGTCAGCCTGGCTCTCTTTCTGCTCCCAGGAGGTGTCTCTTTCTTTTCTCCATGTACCCTCACTAAACAACTAGAGGTAGGAGAAAAGAAACTTATCATTATTTGCAATAACCTTCATGAGAACAGTCCATGATGTCTGTTTGCTTACAgatgtttggtgtctttttaACTGTATGGGTAATTTATAGTGATCGCAAAGTGAGATCACTGAACTTTTAGGTTTCTGGTGTATTTTTTTAAGGgattgttcacacaaaaataaaaattctgacaTCAGTTACTCACCCTTCAAAAAGAAAATTGAGCTGTTGAACgcaaagccaaaaaaaaagacttccatagtattttttttcttactatagAAGTAGATGGATGCCGGCAACcagtatttttcaaaacatcttcttttgcgttcagcAGGAGGGGACTACACTTTCAAATATATTAGGAGTATGTTAGACATTTGAAGTACCTAAATTAAAGGTACTTCAACTTATGCAAAAATTATTGTTAATTCCAAAAATGCTGCGTCCCAAATAACAAACTATCCGTCTTAAACAGTATttgaaaatataatttgtatGTCCCAAAGCATAGTATGTTTagaagagtatgccaaaggttatTGTTAGATGGTTGACTATTTCCGGTAAAGAAATTTAAGTGTAGAACTGGAAGCGTTCATACtctaaaatgttcattttgtcaatttcattctggaactgtttttcatttattttgggagtTTAATTATGCTGTACAATTTTGGAAacatattggattatttattaatgataatatacaaCAAGATGTTTCTCttacttttaaagaaattatttttggttattatgaATCTGCCCCTACTAAgagaaatgcttgttttgttataaatttaatatattttctttgtaaattccatatccacaaatgcaaatttactaatactaaaccatattttcctgtgtttttgcaagaatttagtcattatatacaattaatttcattatctaaaaataagaaagcaaacagaactatttcattttgtaatgactttaatttatgtactgttctttattcttaaatgtcttaccctcaagtttatatcatgttctttattctttttttcttctgtctttctctctcgtATCTCTTTTTCATTGACAATGTAATTCATATTCTGCATTGTAAACATATTGCTACAAACTTGTCAActgtttttttgcaaaaaaaaaaaaaaaaaagaaaaaaaaagaagcgtTCATACTCTAACCACTAATATTGCCCACAGTGCATCGTTGGacgtgaatttgattagaacGACAAACgcgggtgaaaagtgtaaataaacaacaaacatgaTGGATGCacgagaccaaccgtcaagtagacttcggtaaagatgtttgtatgactgttaattaatatgttgccaactggaaaatatttaaatcgcgttttctgtgttatatttcatctgcaacaacaatactaaaCGTTTATAAAGACGTATTTGGACATTAACGTCTAGATGCATTACCCAAAGATCTGAGGAGATTTATTTGCAGGAAAGACTCgtgaatgggagattaacctgctgctgctgcttctctaaTAAGGTAGGAGATTAAAtctgacagaaatgtggatgatgtgtggatgattgacagggctcataactaagcaacaaCGATCTGTTAACATGGAAGTTGTAGGcttcccaaagcttgcatactcttcaaTTTCTcagttacacactcaaaagtacatatttttccttcacaaaaaaaaaaatgtacatacttTTAAGGTGCagtataagtatgcgatttgggatgcagcatATGTCAAAATGTCTCTAAGTCATGCACTCACACTGTCCACCTTCCTGAGCTCCTGTGCCCACTCAAGGATGAGTTTGCGGCATTGCTCCAGACTGCGTGGCTCTGCAAGCACACTAGCACCCGGGCCTTCATCAGCATTGGCACCAGGCTAGAAGACACATTTAAGCGGTCAGTgtttattgtgacatttttagacattaaagggtcagttcacacatcacaaaatgaaaattcagtgTAGTCAGCGGTGCAACATGTAAGTTTCATATTGCCTGTAAACAGGAAAAGAAGACAGCTGTTTTGAACCACTGACTGGACTTTGAACGTCTTGGGACTATTCTGTccatggaggatgagagagctctccgattttatgtaaaatatcctaatttgtgttcAGAAAATAAGCAAAGGCCACAAAGGATTGGGagaataattaataacagaattttcattttttaggtgaactaacccaAGTGTTTTACTTTCTGCATCGACATCACTCTCTAGGCATCCAAAAGGTGATgcaactcttaaaaaaaaaaagtctaaaacaaACATCTTTGAAACACAATAATCATTCCTTACCGTTCCATTGTGCATAGTTCAATCATATTCCCAGAGTTACTGTCTTATCACTTATAACTTTATGATACATTAATATGCAATAAACCATTACTGTGTTTAAGATGTTGCCAAGCAACCTTTATgggcttttttaaacatttaaagagacagtttaccaaaaaaaatcatatattcatttactcgccctcataCTGTGCGcaatttgaaacatttttgttggGGTGTTTACATCTATACAAGGCAACAAGTCACTCCTTCAGTCATTTAACTGATTTGATCAATCACCTTGATTCATTCAGGAATGAAACCACAATACAGTTTAAAATgacctgtgaaattaaaataaaagactttagatgttagttttaatTAAGTATTGCTAGattgctccaaaacagtgacaaaattcacattagaaaatataaaacttatATAAACATCTTATATAAACAtcaagcttgcagtttgtcactttaaTGGATCAACGGGTTTTTTTTCATGTCACTTCATATTTCAGCTTCTCATCAAATCATGACAAATCAATcgaatgctctctagtgtctgacatgcccagCCCCATTAAAGACgcttcttatttgcttttcatttgacgTGCTTGATCTCATACACTCTCGTCtcattggcagagctgtgatataaacgaaacactattggctgttttgaaaaggggaggagctactctgtgcCACCCTCTCTTAATTTTTCATTTGAGATGACATCAAACATCACATAAAAACTGCACATTTATAAGCACTTCATCagacctttaaagggatagttcacccaaaaaagaaaattctgctgTCATTTACTAAACTTGTTCTAAAggtttttacatttctttttcacCCAAAAGATATTTAGATATATTGAAGAATTTTAGAAACCTGTCACCACTGACTCccatagtctttgttttttttttttatgaaagccaatGGGTAatagtttccaacattcctcaaaaacatattcttttgtgttcaacagtaaaaGAAACAGTCAAACTGGTGGAATAACTGCTTAACTAACCCCTTAACTTCTTTTTTATTGAATCAGTGACAcacaaagttaatttgattcaatgtaaatgtttaaagcaagcttgtaagtttttacagtgtaacttttAAAATCGATTCATGTATATAAATGACACATTACCTTGCAGACTTGGTCGACCtgctgtttccactgagtgataAACTTCACACATTCCTGCAGGCTGCGGAGATCCTTCAAATCCTGCAATACAACAGATTAGCAAaagtctgtctttctgtccgtctttctgtccgtctgtctgatttatttatctatatccatctatccatccatctgtccgtccatctatctctGTTTACCTTTTGTCTGGGGCTTTGGCTGCTCTTGCTGGGAACTGAGCTGTGAGCCTGAAGACCTTCATCAGGAAGAGTCCAGGTTACAGCTCCAATAGAGTTACTCAAACCGGCTTCAGGCGCCTCATATCCTGTTATACACAAACATATTTACTCTCtgcattttaaagacatggtatAAATTGTTTTTGAAATCATAATCTCTGAACTTACGGTTAGCTTTCAAGATACTCTTCTTCATAGTGGCTGCACTTTTGAGGACCTCAGCCTTAAGAAAAGCATAAACTGTCAGCTCGTCAAATGTTTGAAacatttcaaatacaaaatacatatgaatatttattgttcaaaacgcCATTTACTTCAACAAATTGTTAGCAGGCTGAAGTGATTAAAACACAGTCATATTCCAAATGTACTTACATAAACCAACTAAGCTACAAATTGATTTTGagtaattgtttttcatattcatttagaaatgatcatttgtttttgtttcagtgtaACATAGTATATTTCAgttcaataatgtttttaaaaagtaattgtatATTTGAaagattgtaaaataaaatgtatgttttaatccATGTCTTAACAAAAGGGTTGAAAATAGAATTTTAAaccttataaattaaaatagttttttattatgaaaattacacataaacactattttaatattatataaaatctaTGTTTTCTAAATTAGGTttttcacaaaaactgcaaaaaatggtAACATTTCACTATAAtgttacattagttaatgtttatgTGTTCATTAACgcaaacaaaaaatgaacaatacatttaatgcAGAATTTAATCATCTTTGTTACGTTAGttgatgaaaataaagttgtccattgttagttcatgttaactcacagtccATGAACTATTTAAGCACAACTTTGGgttttaataatgcaatagtaaaggttgaactatgattaataaatactgtataactAACTTAATactaaataagttattaaaaaataattaagtagtCATAATTAGGGCCAGACAGGATCTTCAgacattttttgcaatttctgtGGAGATTTTTGTAAAAAAGCTGCGGATTTTGTGtgatgattttaggagtatcataactaaaaacttcatatataaaataaaaaataatgcatttttaacttttatttagtgtttacaatgcaaatccaattatatTCACTTATCTGggaaagcaagtctctcatataatatatcgaccaaaagacagaaaatataactttacaaactttattttattgtaaacaaatcatattattttaacatgaatttaacaactggataaatataaatgtacacacatttacacaagtaaataaacagactcaattatgggctaaaaatctgcggaaatctgtggatttttgcacgtgcagattctgtgtgaaGTTTTACTGTATAACTTAATAACtaagtattgttcattcttagttcatcagtaaatacaataacattaactaattaaacgTTGTTGTATAAGGTTACCTAAAAACAATCAAAGACAGAAGTCTAAACAGTTTGTGTTCAAAATATTTGTCAGATTTTGTTTGGGCACTGAATCAAACATTTCCAAAGATTTTCCAATACTGTAATTTCTGACCGCTATTAAGCTTTTTAATTATGTACATGGTTTGTACAATTCTGATGtagtaaaacatattaaaaaccaAAACATATTTATCCTTTATGAAAGCAATCAAACTGTTCCCAATGTCTaagcattaaaacattaaacacatatattacatattttccAGCCCTTACCTTCTCCACCGCGGTAACAGGCCAGCTAAAGAGATCTCTGTTGTGCACACCTGCAGAACCAGCGCACTCCAATTCTGTCCTATCATGTCATCTCTATAGACTAGACAGTGACCTTTGATTTTTAAATCCGCCCTATCATAGACATGATATCTCACCTATCAACTCGTTCAAACTTCTGTTAACTGTGAGAAGGAAGAGCATTGCTATTTATGTGGAATTGAAACAGATGTAGATGCTTCATGTGCTTATATGCTTcacttaaataaaacaacatgcatgcaaaactgttttaattttgtttttaagtaagaatgctaaacatttttaaataaataaatctattctAGATTTGTTATACCACAAAAGCTTACAAGCTAGCCAAGTTCTAAGGGTGACTTTATAACTacaggaagtttttttttaatcaaaacttTATCACTGTGTTTGGCCAAGTTGGTCTTTCCTGCTCCAAAGCTCGAAACTGTTTCCTGATGATTCATTGGTTTGGTAGGCTATAGACATATAAGTACATGCTGATTATGtgtttttgtattataaaatatcaAATCAACAGGCATAATGAAACTGGTATTGCTCCCTGGTTGTCATTTCAAGATGAAGCACTCTCATTACACAAGTTCTCAAATGACTCAAGTGGCAATTATTAACCTCCATATTTAGGCAGTAAACTGTTTGTTACGCTGTTCAATGGTCTGAAATGTGGATTAATTGGAaaatcatctgaaacatgcatgAAATAGAAAATATCTTAGCAACTACAGTTATAGTAGTAacttaatacattaatttattaatttaaatagatatttcagaatgttcaaaaatgaacatgattttcatttactcaaatcatttgtttaaatccagtttgagaatttttaattttttaaatctgtttaaatgttagaaatgtaatcattgacttgcatatttgtttttcctactatggatgtcaatggttactggttttcaacattcttcaaaatatcttcttttgtgttcaacagaaaatagaacctcttaaagctttggaaccacttgagggtgagtaatcaTCAAAGTCTATGGATGTAAGTTTAATGCAATGATTAATAGATTACAGTCTTGTTATGGATTTGTAAACAATTCTTTAAACCTTATTGATGTGGTGTGTGTAGCTTCTGATGTGAAGTCTCACATAACTGTATTACCACATAACAATGTCATAATTCATCAGGcacaaattgttaaaaaaaaaaaaaaacaaacaaaaaaaaagcctgCTAAATGTCTCTGGGATGTGCTGGAGCAGATGGTGTATACCTCACAGTTAGATAGTGGATGGGTTCCCATTACCAATACAAGATCTTGGGCATAGAAATTAATGCAACTAATTAATGGAAATAACTTCTTTCATTGCATAAGGTTGTCGAAACAATGCAATGACAAAGATGGTCACTATTTGACCCTCCGAAGAACTGCATCTCAAATGAAAGATGCAGTTACAGACATTAAAGCCTTGCTCACTAAAACTGAAACAGCGTTTTTTTGTAGGCctgtttttcaacatttaaagcagtttttaaggcAGAAGATGGAAGAACATCGGTGTGCTTTCAACTGAGAAACTGCTATTGGCAAAGTTCTTATTTATGTAGTGTTTATTTTCATAGCCAAAAGTCCAGTCGTTTGTCCTTTCCACTGATTTGGCTTGGTTGTGTGGAGGATCAGCCCTAAGATTAATTTACAGATTCATCCTTTATCTTTGCGTGCATGTCCAAGATAAATTCTGATCACACTAAAGGTCACGTATGTATTACATAAGCGTTAGTAGTTTATTTGGTGTCTGTTTGTGCATGTATGATATTGAGTTAATGTGAGCCTCAATATATGAAGAACAGTCATCACCACACATCATGACCCTATTCACAACGCTGTTATGTatagtcatcagcatcttaaatccttgaaagtttttaacatttagatttgtaaaaaatgtatgaacattgaattggattaactaaattggccttactgtattagtgtgtatgaatgcgcaagtgtatgggtgtttctcagtactaggttgcggctggaaagacatccgctgcataaaacatatgctggaatagttgccagttcattctgctgtggtgacccttgttaaaaagggactaagctgaaggaaaatgaatgaatgaacttatgggcatttttgtgtttatgtttacATATATCGTCTTTGCAACAAATTACCGCTTGTGTGAggcatttgtaaataaaaagcagcaaagtaaataaaagtataaCTTTTTCTgtaagtcttgataacaccattgtggagtttttctaatattatttcagcaaatgggattGCAAAAAAGTTGATTTGTTGTAGGGAAGCGCAGGGGACAAAGTAACGTTGGGTAAAATAGGGGTTTAAAgctatttgctcagggttaaccatggcatgctttgAGTTTTTTACCACAGTGTTGGCAGatgtcttcctgccaattatttaaaaagttcagcaaaatttggatgagaaacaatGGAGAAACCATTTTTTTTCAGCATAAAGGTATTTTTTAtatactcaatatatatatattttttatttaaaaataaatatttaaaaagtatgcACCTAAAATCTTATATTGCTGTAAATACAGTCTTCTGCgctaaaagatggaaccatttaaaagtaaaaaaagacacAGTTACTGCTAGCCAATTGAGGAAACACGACACAGTTTtaacagggtgttacaaataGCCCCACACTGTTGGAcaacaattaaactaacaaaataatttgGGTGTAATGTTGGGAACTTTTTATATAAGTGTTTTTAATTAGAATTTAATGCTAATACTGCAAATTAATGCATTGTAAAATAATGGGTAATAATGCAAATGAATCCAAATGTGTTTTtctaatagacaaataaataaacatgctgtatTTTAGTATAATTTTAGTCACGTTTGTCACAGTCACACAAGGAATACAGATGGATAAATCTTTAAGAGTATTTATTAGTGCTATGCAACAGATGCTAAGAGATGAAGCAGGTAAGGGGTGTAGCAGAGGGAGAGCGATCTCACACACAGTTAATATGGTAAGTTTTAGATCTTCCGGATTACTCTATCAAAGCTTAGTCACCTCCCTTAAGCGGTTGTGTTTACATCCACAGGAGAAGAAGGACATCCACGGAAGAGTACAAGAGGGAGAGTCGATGACAGAACCATCTGACTTCGATTCCAGCCAGTGAGTGAATGAAGGAAGTGAGTATATATGGTGCATGGGTGATTGTAGATGCAGGTGATTAGTAATCAGATGATTGTTTACGGGTGTGGTGAGTGGTGGATGGTGAGGGAGAGTGCTGACTGGAGCTGCAGTAACGAGGGTGTGACACAACTACTGAGGTaatatactatttaaaataaactgaatttaaatgattttccagtgatgggttgcagctggaaaggtatccactgcataaaacatatgctggataagttggtggttcattccgctgtggcgaccccagattaataaagggactaatccgaaaagaaatgaataaattaatacatttaaattaactgtgtgaaattttacttttttgagcacatgttacaactaaccctctgttACAACTAGCCCC
This window encodes:
- the si:ch211-114c12.5 gene encoding E3 ubiquitin-protein ligase TRIM69; the encoded protein is MKKSILKANRYEAPEAGLSNSIGAVTWTLPDEGLQAHSSVPSKSSQSPRQKDLKDLRSLQECVKFITQWKQQVDQVCKPGANADEGPGASVLAEPRSLEQCRKLILEWAQELRKVDSLFSEGTWRKERDTSWEQKESQADSAKHMEQKIMEWAKELQAVSERCGVMRQELAQFLKQLELKKRKILTLLPFLEFITWSLLKQDSQGVVPQLWLLSKHRTWKTETPKYIPNSVWRWIRSASVDISLDPMTNHPWLQLSDDKKKVQEALSETEVSFSKQRFDSWPCVLGWEGLTSGRYYWEVDIANKGYWRIGVTTASSKRHGRSPMNPSEGFWTIWKSTRQFYACTKPETELPLTLVPKKLGVYLDYEEGQVSFYNVETRTHIFTFTANFRETLFPLFAPLDGRTLITLSTAEVNPETASL